The genomic region CTTCGGTCACCTCCGCGTACGTGACGCGGCGGTCCTCGGCGCAGTTGCGCCTCCGGACATAGCCCGCCTTTTCCAACTTATCGACCGTATACGTGACGCCGCCGCTCAAGATCAGCAGCCGGGAGCCGATCTGTTGGAGCGGAATCGGACCTTTATGATACAGCAGCTCCAATACGGCGAATTCCGTAGGATTCAAGCCGTACGTCTTAATATCTCGAGTAGAGTGCTCGGAGACGCTGCGGAACGCGCGATTG from Paenibacillus antri harbors:
- a CDS encoding MarR family winged helix-turn-helix transcriptional regulator, producing MDEMDQQFERSLRLFRVLNRAFRSVSEHSTRDIKTYGLNPTEFAVLELLYHKGPIPLQQIGSRLLILSGGVTYTVDKLEKAGYVRRRNCAEDRRVTYAEVTEEGNRLMESIFPKHASALHRAVSGLSEDEKLQAIELLKKLGIEADRLL